CGACGCCGGAAAACCGCGCCAAGGGCATGGGGGTGATCGGGGCCGCCTTCGGTCTTGGCTTCATCGCCGGCCCGGCCATCGGAGGCCTGCTCGCAGGGGCCGATCCGCTTAACGCCGATTACCGGACACCGGCCCTGTCGGCCGCGGCCCTGTCGGCGCTGGCCTTGGTGTTGACCGTCATCCTGCTCAAGGAGTCCCTGTCCGACGATATCCGCCGTCGCGCCGTCGCCAAGGCCCGCCTGGGCCGCTGGGCCCAGTTCCGCGAGGCCCTGGCCCGGCCGGGCGTCGGTTTCTCCATCGCACTCATTTTCATTTCCACCTTCGTCTTCGCAGGGATGGAGACCACCTTCGCCATGTGGTCCTGGCGGCTGTTCGGCTGGGGGCCGGAGCAGAACGGCTACCTGTTCGCCAGCGTCGGCCTGATCGGTGCGGTGATCCAAGGCGGCCTGATCGGGCGCCTGGCCCGGCGCTACGGCGAGGCGCGTCTGGTCACCGCCGGCGGCGCCGCCCTGGCCGCCGGCCTCGCCACCCTGCCCTTGGCCGGCACCGTACCGGTGTTGGTCGTCGCCATGGCGGTGCTGGCCTGCGGCTTCAGCATCATGAACCCATCCCTGTCCAGCCTGGTGTCGCTGCAGGTGGGGCCCGAGGACCAGGGCATGGTGATGGGGGTCAGCCGCTCTGCCTCCACCCTGGCCCGCGTCGCCGGGCCGGCCTGGGCGGGCGTGATGTTCGCCCACCTGGGCCCCGACTGGCCCTATATCGGCGGTGCCATTCTGATGGGGATCGTCGTGGTCCTCAGTCTGTGGCGGCGCGGGTACCCCTGATCAAGGCAGAGCGAAGTCCCGGCCGGTAAGGGCGGACAGTTCCGTCGCCAGCATCTCTTCGAGACGGGCCGTCCCCCGGGTCGAGACCCAGGCGCCGATGGCTGTGTCGAATTGAAAATGGCTGGCCCCGCTCTTCGGCGACGACATCCATATCTGCCGGTTGGGACGGTGCTTGTTGATCACGTACTGACCGCCGACGTCCAGGTCGACGATCAGGATGCCGGCCTGCAGGTCCGCCTCCAGGACGTCGCCAAGGGCTTCCTCGATGGCGTCCTGCAAGCGATTGAGGGTGGCATCGGCCTTGGCCTCGAAGGTGCTGTCGTCCAAAGTCATGGGATCATCGGTCCTTCCATTTCCCTGTCCCGCGAATGGAGGCTTGAACCGCGGGGGCCGCTTCGCTATATAGGGCCCCTTCGTTGCCGGAGCAAAGCCATGAAACAGGATATCCACCCCGAT
This genomic interval from Magnetospirillum sp. WYHS-4 contains the following:
- a CDS encoding MFS transporter, which produces MPVLFLIVFIDLVGFGIIIPLLPFYAEHHQASPDVVGLVMATYSLTQFLAAPFWGRLSDRLGRRPVLVVTLAGTALAYVWLGFADTLWGLIAARALGGVMAGNISTAFAYAADITTPENRAKGMGVIGAAFGLGFIAGPAIGGLLAGADPLNADYRTPALSAAALSALALVLTVILLKESLSDDIRRRAVAKARLGRWAQFREALARPGVGFSIALIFISTFVFAGMETTFAMWSWRLFGWGPEQNGYLFASVGLIGAVIQGGLIGRLARRYGEARLVTAGGAALAAGLATLPLAGTVPVLVVAMAVLACGFSIMNPSLSSLVSLQVGPEDQGMVMGVSRSASTLARVAGPAWAGVMFAHLGPDWPYIGGAILMGIVVVLSLWRRGYP
- the cyaY gene encoding iron donor protein CyaY, with the translated sequence MTLDDSTFEAKADATLNRLQDAIEEALGDVLEADLQAGILIVDLDVGGQYVINKHRPNRQIWMSSPKSGASHFQFDTAIGAWVSTRGTARLEEMLATELSALTGRDFALP